A section of the Cryobacterium soli genome encodes:
- a CDS encoding SCO7613 C-terminal domain-containing membrane protein, with translation MGKIWNDAAIRYLQDQRICPRCDVRLTEEWCPGCGADLSGGLGGELASSAGRVVKALRGRDRLIERIPTMWPADHVAAGAAPTGTAPVGALSAGRAPAAMTPAGASTVVAFHPHESAQQKRTAGAAAGGPAGVSAAVAPAPPEAGAQISVQSVLAFAGAALLAVAALVFTFLNPDLTSFAVRTSITGAVTVVFLGGAWLFAARGLRFSAESVAALGVVFVGLDVWAFTQLAPSGVSGWTYAALGTLVGSAVLFGLGARSGVRVWLWAAVVGLALSPGLLGSGGTAWGAILGCLGVAVVALVLHPVLSRLSPGLGSTLGVERYTATALQAAAVLAAVLQLLLHLISSTTADIVGYAGILAVLAVVAALGSRNGLPRQWSFVAGAFAVAAVAILPVAVSFADSAWYLALMPVAGGIAVVGLAALPSSPAASRTAVGAGAVTVLVLAATPALVTAIVQLCGALSAPLRWAGSGSGGYPGGTSSDAGGGAALIAQNIGLASIVALAALAGTAWAVAMVSRGTVPPTPLGTRDFDAAEPPVSSGLSAPNHLAVWLGVFTLLTITGWAGLSVTGQAVVGLVLTASLVAGLLFVPALASAHPAVTRAVGTGAHLLLVLAAITGWLQQSTTVWVGAAAVLALAALARTVPARWRPLYLAVGYGYALVVVGTALTIVGVDAIAVLCLTTTLGLLCALAATLTAWLTPRSWYAVLLVSAVPFVAGVVAVLLVRSGWTALSTGVAFALALTLMTVRRPGMTVVLRSFAAAMLVPSLAVVVVCLGAQLLATSGSPVVLPLIALLVAGTFASTGPIAQALENHGLAALEADVCRRWIEASAAVTGVLAVLLALVRTAAGLSTTVLVLVVLGVGAAVNALRTGRRLAWWAAGASWTGALWCVWAIRGIEVIEPYVLPPALAMVVVGAILVARGRPGQTLAATGLALAVVPSLAVLVTNGSAGFGAVRLDSVRFGVAQFALVVPWRAYGLLAAALLLVLIGAAIARAAARAPGAVTAAAGLRSLLGSVAVVATLAAAAGAAQAMRWGLGLDLLAGSRTTGVMLPVLAVSAAATLLAALAGALPGGDTSSTGAVPGDAASRVTAPSRWRFAAATAFLVAGPITAIRSDAFSIGTLTLLMVALLGFMLVVAARARRTATSLPPVWFLFLLAWCAAVAGWSERELRVEAFSLPLGLALLGAGIIGIRSGARVASATLGSWPRGFTGSWRLLAPGIIVTFLPSVLATGTDPQTWRAILVMSLALTAILIGSTRRLAAPFLISLAVLPIEVIVVFTVQIGQTINPLLWWITLATIGAVMLVIAITSERKGAAAGGLSARLRDLT, from the coding sequence ATGGGGAAAATCTGGAACGATGCTGCCATCCGGTACCTGCAGGACCAGCGGATCTGTCCCCGATGTGATGTGCGCTTGACCGAGGAATGGTGCCCGGGGTGCGGGGCCGATCTGTCCGGCGGACTCGGTGGCGAGCTGGCCTCGTCGGCCGGACGGGTGGTCAAGGCCCTGCGTGGGAGGGACCGCCTGATCGAGCGGATACCGACGATGTGGCCGGCGGACCATGTCGCGGCCGGGGCGGCCCCGACGGGCACCGCACCGGTGGGCGCACTTTCGGCGGGAAGGGCACCGGCGGCCATGACGCCGGCGGGCGCATCCACGGTGGTCGCTTTCCACCCGCACGAGTCCGCGCAGCAGAAGCGAACCGCGGGAGCTGCCGCGGGCGGTCCAGCGGGCGTTTCGGCAGCGGTGGCCCCGGCCCCACCGGAGGCGGGCGCCCAGATCAGCGTGCAGTCGGTGCTCGCCTTCGCCGGCGCCGCGCTGCTCGCCGTGGCCGCCCTGGTGTTCACGTTCCTCAATCCCGACCTCACGAGCTTCGCCGTGCGCACAAGCATCACTGGAGCGGTCACGGTGGTCTTCCTCGGCGGGGCCTGGTTGTTCGCCGCACGCGGTCTGCGCTTCTCGGCCGAGTCGGTGGCCGCCCTGGGGGTGGTGTTCGTCGGTCTGGACGTGTGGGCGTTCACTCAGCTGGCGCCGTCCGGCGTGAGCGGCTGGACCTATGCCGCTCTCGGCACACTGGTTGGCTCTGCAGTGCTGTTCGGGCTGGGCGCCCGCTCCGGTGTGCGGGTCTGGTTGTGGGCCGCTGTGGTGGGTCTGGCCCTCTCGCCAGGGCTCCTCGGCAGCGGGGGTACCGCCTGGGGCGCCATCCTCGGCTGCCTGGGTGTGGCCGTTGTCGCGCTTGTTCTGCACCCCGTGCTCTCGCGCCTGTCCCCGGGGCTGGGCTCCACCCTGGGGGTGGAGCGGTACACGGCCACCGCTCTGCAGGCTGCCGCCGTGCTCGCCGCCGTGCTGCAACTGCTCCTGCATCTGATCAGCTCGACCACCGCCGACATCGTCGGGTACGCAGGCATCCTGGCCGTGTTGGCCGTGGTGGCAGCTCTCGGCAGCCGCAACGGCCTGCCGCGCCAGTGGAGCTTCGTCGCGGGCGCGTTCGCAGTGGCCGCGGTGGCCATCCTTCCCGTGGCCGTGTCGTTCGCAGATTCGGCCTGGTACCTGGCACTGATGCCGGTGGCGGGCGGGATCGCCGTGGTGGGGCTGGCCGCGCTGCCTTCGAGCCCGGCCGCCAGCCGCACCGCCGTGGGCGCCGGCGCCGTCACGGTGCTGGTCCTTGCCGCAACCCCGGCTCTGGTGACCGCGATCGTGCAACTCTGCGGAGCGCTGTCCGCTCCCCTGCGCTGGGCCGGATCCGGCTCGGGCGGCTATCCGGGCGGCACCTCGTCCGACGCGGGTGGCGGCGCCGCGCTGATCGCCCAGAACATCGGCCTGGCCTCGATCGTGGCGTTGGCCGCCCTCGCGGGCACGGCCTGGGCCGTCGCAATGGTGAGCCGCGGAACGGTTCCACCGACACCACTCGGAACCAGAGATTTCGACGCCGCCGAGCCGCCGGTGTCGTCCGGACTGTCGGCACCGAACCACCTCGCGGTGTGGCTGGGTGTCTTCACACTCCTCACCATCACCGGATGGGCCGGCTTGTCCGTCACCGGTCAGGCCGTGGTGGGACTGGTCCTCACCGCGTCGCTCGTCGCTGGTCTGTTGTTCGTTCCCGCGCTTGCCTCTGCACACCCGGCCGTGACGCGAGCGGTGGGCACCGGAGCACATCTCCTGCTCGTGCTGGCGGCGATCACCGGATGGTTGCAGCAGTCGACCACCGTCTGGGTGGGCGCGGCCGCGGTGCTCGCCCTCGCCGCGCTCGCCCGTACCGTGCCGGCACGGTGGCGCCCGCTGTACCTGGCGGTCGGTTACGGGTACGCGCTGGTCGTCGTGGGCACCGCCCTGACGATCGTGGGGGTCGACGCCATCGCCGTGCTCTGCCTCACCACCACGCTCGGCCTGCTCTGCGCACTCGCGGCCACACTCACCGCTTGGCTCACCCCGCGCAGCTGGTACGCCGTTCTCCTGGTGAGCGCGGTGCCGTTTGTCGCCGGTGTCGTCGCAGTGCTCCTGGTGCGCAGCGGTTGGACGGCGCTGTCCACCGGTGTGGCCTTTGCTCTCGCCCTGACCCTGATGACCGTGCGTCGGCCGGGCATGACCGTGGTCCTGCGCTCGTTCGCGGCGGCCATGCTGGTGCCCTCGCTCGCGGTGGTGGTGGTCTGCCTCGGCGCTCAGTTGCTGGCCACAAGTGGGTCGCCGGTGGTCTTGCCGCTCATCGCGCTCCTCGTGGCGGGCACGTTCGCCTCCACAGGTCCGATCGCCCAGGCTCTGGAGAACCACGGTCTGGCCGCTCTCGAAGCGGATGTCTGCCGTCGCTGGATCGAGGCATCCGCCGCGGTGACGGGCGTGCTGGCGGTGCTTCTCGCTCTGGTTCGCACCGCAGCCGGACTATCGACCACGGTTCTGGTCCTCGTGGTCCTCGGCGTGGGGGCTGCCGTCAACGCGCTCCGGACCGGACGCCGGCTGGCCTGGTGGGCGGCCGGCGCAAGCTGGACCGGCGCTCTCTGGTGCGTCTGGGCCATCCGCGGCATCGAGGTGATCGAACCCTACGTGCTGCCGCCGGCCCTCGCTATGGTCGTCGTCGGCGCGATCCTGGTCGCCAGGGGCCGGCCGGGTCAGACGCTCGCTGCCACCGGTCTCGCGCTCGCCGTGGTGCCCAGCCTGGCGGTGCTCGTCACCAACGGATCCGCCGGGTTCGGGGCCGTGCGGCTCGATTCCGTGCGGTTCGGAGTGGCGCAGTTCGCGCTGGTCGTTCCGTGGCGGGCCTACGGACTCCTCGCCGCCGCGTTGCTGCTCGTGCTGATCGGAGCCGCCATCGCCAGGGCCGCCGCGAGAGCGCCGGGTGCTGTCACGGCTGCGGCCGGCCTTCGCAGCCTGCTCGGCTCCGTGGCCGTGGTGGCCACCCTGGCGGCGGCGGCAGGTGCCGCCCAGGCCATGCGCTGGGGTCTCGGCCTGGATCTTCTGGCCGGCAGCCGGACGACCGGCGTCATGCTGCCCGTGCTGGCCGTCAGCGCGGCCGCCACGCTGCTCGCGGCATTGGCCGGAGCACTCCCCGGCGGTGACACGTCGTCCACGGGGGCGGTGCCTGGCGACGCTGCATCCCGCGTCACCGCACCGTCGCGGTGGCGATTCGCCGCGGCCACGGCGTTCCTGGTGGCCGGACCGATCACGGCCATCCGCTCTGACGCCTTCTCGATCGGCACCCTGACGCTGCTCATGGTCGCCCTGCTCGGCTTCATGCTCGTTGTCGCGGCGCGGGCCCGCCGCACAGCGACGTCCCTGCCTCCGGTCTGGTTCCTGTTCCTGCTCGCCTGGTGCGCGGCCGTGGCGGGTTGGAGCGAACGGGAGCTGCGCGTCGAGGCCTTCTCGCTGCCGCTCGGACTGGCGCTGCTCGGCGCCGGCATCATCGGGATCCGCTCGGGTGCCCGGGTCGCCTCCGCGACCCTCGGATCATGGCCGAGAGGTTTCACCGGCTCGTGGCGGCTGTTGGCGCCCGGCATCATCGTCACGTTCCTGCCGTCGGTGCTGGCCACCGGCACCGACCCGCAGACCTGGCGGGCCATCCTTGTGATGTCCCTCGCCCTCACAGCGATCTTGATCGGCTCGACCCGACGCCTCGCCGCGCCGTTCCTGATCAGCCTGGCCGTGCTGCCCATCGAGGTGATCGTGGTGTTCACCGTGCAGATCGGGCAGACGATCAACCCGCTGCTGTGGTGGATCACCCTGGCCACCATCGGCGCGGTCATGCTCGTGATCGCCATCACCTCCGAGAGGAAGGGTGCAGCGGCCGGTGGGCTCTCGGCCCGCCTCCGCGACCTCACCTGA
- a CDS encoding FAD-dependent oxidoreductase, with protein MTQNRYIIVGGVAGGMSAATRLRRLDENARITVFERGGHVSFANCGLPYYLGGVIEERSSLLLQTPASLAGRFALDVRVRTEVIGIDSAAKTVRVRDLGTGEESTEPYDALVLSPGASPVRPPLPGGDRMLSLRDIDDVDAAMSALAVAPRSALVIGAGFIGLEMVENLVHRGLDVTLVELGDQVLPPLDPEMAGPVADRLRAAGVSVRLGTQVTELDADSATLSDGSVVAADFVLAAIGVRPDTALATAAGLTIGQRGGIQVDDQLRTSAPGIYAIGDAVEKTDAISGEQRLVALAGLANRHGRLVADAITGKTIRVRPALGTAVVGMMGLAIAATGWNEKLLRARGRAIRVFHTHPASHTGYYPGAEPMALKLVVDAETDAILGAQGVGGNGVDKRIDVIATAMAGGITASELADLELAYAPQFSSAKDPVNMLGYVALNAAEGLTPSVQWHELEAARDAGATLIDVRTAGEYAEAAIPGSVNIPLDDLRARRAELPEGRLIVHCKVGQRGHTAVRLLAQLGRDAVNLDGGYLTWAAGTGAARTDPERAAAALLPA; from the coding sequence ATGACTCAGAATCGGTACATCATCGTCGGGGGCGTCGCCGGGGGCATGTCCGCCGCGACCCGCCTGCGCCGTCTCGACGAGAACGCCCGGATCACGGTGTTCGAACGGGGCGGGCACGTGTCGTTCGCCAACTGCGGGCTGCCGTATTACCTCGGCGGTGTCATCGAGGAGCGCTCCAGCCTGCTGCTGCAGACGCCGGCCTCGCTGGCTGGCCGCTTCGCCCTCGACGTTCGCGTGCGCACCGAGGTGATCGGCATCGACAGCGCGGCCAAGACGGTGCGGGTGCGTGACCTCGGCACGGGGGAGGAGTCGACCGAACCGTACGACGCCCTGGTGCTCTCGCCCGGCGCGTCACCCGTGCGCCCGCCCCTGCCCGGCGGCGACCGGATGCTCAGCCTCCGTGACATCGACGACGTCGACGCGGCCATGTCCGCCCTTGCCGTCGCGCCGCGCAGCGCCCTCGTCATCGGCGCCGGCTTCATCGGCCTCGAGATGGTGGAAAACCTGGTGCACCGCGGTCTGGACGTCACCCTGGTGGAACTGGGCGACCAGGTGCTCCCGCCGCTCGACCCCGAGATGGCCGGCCCGGTCGCAGACCGGCTCCGGGCCGCGGGGGTGAGCGTGCGACTGGGCACCCAGGTGACCGAGCTCGACGCGGACTCGGCCACCCTCAGTGACGGCAGTGTCGTTGCGGCGGACTTCGTGCTCGCCGCCATCGGGGTTCGCCCCGACACGGCTCTGGCGACGGCCGCCGGCCTCACGATCGGGCAGCGCGGCGGCATCCAGGTGGATGACCAGCTGCGCACCAGCGCCCCCGGCATCTACGCCATCGGCGACGCCGTGGAGAAGACCGACGCGATCTCCGGCGAACAACGCCTGGTCGCGCTCGCCGGCCTGGCCAACCGGCACGGACGCCTGGTCGCCGATGCCATCACCGGCAAGACCATCCGGGTGCGCCCAGCCCTCGGTACGGCCGTGGTGGGCATGATGGGCCTCGCCATCGCCGCCACCGGCTGGAACGAGAAGTTGCTGCGCGCTCGGGGCCGCGCCATCCGGGTGTTCCACACACATCCCGCCTCGCACACCGGCTACTACCCGGGCGCAGAGCCGATGGCGCTCAAGCTCGTCGTCGACGCCGAGACCGACGCCATCCTCGGCGCCCAGGGTGTGGGCGGGAACGGCGTGGACAAGCGCATCGACGTGATCGCTACGGCCATGGCCGGCGGTATCACGGCGTCCGAACTCGCCGATCTCGAACTGGCCTACGCGCCGCAGTTCTCCTCGGCCAAGGACCCGGTGAACATGCTCGGCTACGTGGCCCTGAACGCCGCGGAGGGCCTCACCCCGTCGGTGCAGTGGCACGAACTCGAGGCCGCTCGCGACGCCGGAGCCACCCTGATCGACGTGCGCACCGCGGGGGAGTATGCCGAGGCGGCGATCCCCGGCTCGGTGAACATTCCGCTCGACGACCTCCGTGCCCGTCGGGCCGAACTGCCCGAGGGCCGCCTGATCGTGCACTGCAAGGTGGGCCAGCGCGGCCACACCGCCGTGCGGCTGCTCGCCCAACTGGGCCGCGACGCCGTGAACCTCGACGGCGGATACCTCACCTGGGCCGCGGGCACGGGTGCCGCGCGCACCGACCCCGAACGCGCCGCCGCGGCCCTGCTGCCCGCCTGA
- a CDS encoding histidine phosphatase family protein — translation MRLLLIRHGQTPANVLGQLDTAHPGPGLTELGERQAAVIPDALRFDSIDAIFASTLHRTQLTARPLAVDRGLDIQVADGLHEIEAGTLERRSDHASIRTYMETVFAWGAGNLDVGMPGGTDGHAFFSRFDADIAVAAASGHTAAVFSHGAAIRVWAAARATNVPPMFAGLHDLDNTGVVELSGSPDGGWTLLSWAGVPLGGMPLADADAIDPTGEALDAS, via the coding sequence ATGCGACTTCTCCTCATCCGTCACGGCCAGACTCCCGCCAATGTGCTCGGGCAGCTCGATACCGCCCACCCGGGCCCGGGACTCACCGAGCTCGGCGAGCGTCAGGCCGCGGTCATCCCCGACGCCCTGAGGTTCGATTCGATCGACGCCATCTTCGCGTCGACCCTGCACCGCACGCAGCTCACGGCCCGGCCCCTCGCCGTCGACCGTGGCCTCGACATCCAGGTGGCCGATGGCCTGCACGAGATCGAGGCCGGCACCCTCGAGCGGCGCAGCGACCACGCTTCCATCCGCACCTATATGGAGACCGTGTTCGCCTGGGGTGCCGGCAACCTCGATGTGGGCATGCCCGGCGGCACGGACGGCCATGCCTTCTTCTCCCGGTTCGACGCCGACATCGCCGTGGCCGCCGCCAGCGGCCACACGGCAGCGGTGTTCAGCCACGGTGCGGCGATCCGGGTGTGGGCCGCCGCACGGGCCACCAACGTGCCACCGATGTTCGCCGGGCTGCACGACCTGGACAACACCGGAGTGGTCGAGCTGTCCGGATCCCCGGACGGGGGCTGGACGCTGCTGTCCTGGGCAGGTGTGCCGTTGGGCGGCATGCCGCTGGCCGACGCGGATGCCATCGACCCCACCGGTGAGGCGCTCGACGCGTCCTAG
- a CDS encoding DUF4862 family protein, translating to MSLSAGQRAGLVVGAYASSPTAQGWDPAVESGYLAGLAEVAGIRGLELPWLEALHPHDEPWLLAALPCRWQVVLTSVGYTVAAVARDPRHGLASEDDRGRRAAVANAAAMLAGVRRLNDSAGDAAVIAVELQASPGPHPRSSAGAAALAASLTEIGAWDWEGAAVLLEHCDALVPGQAHAKGFLPLGDEIAAIRMSGADVGIAVNWGRSAIELRSSSLVLEHVQEARDAGVLRGLMFSGVADRPSAYGEAWADAHLPFSPHPGAADAAAYAEPASMLTVPLARSALAEAGELLYSGIKFAWRPADASVEGRVEMIRRSVGLLTAASA from the coding sequence GTGAGTCTCAGCGCCGGGCAGCGCGCCGGACTCGTCGTCGGAGCCTACGCCAGTTCGCCCACCGCACAGGGGTGGGACCCGGCGGTCGAGAGCGGCTATCTCGCCGGGCTGGCCGAGGTCGCCGGGATCCGCGGCCTCGAGCTGCCGTGGCTGGAAGCCCTGCACCCGCACGACGAGCCGTGGCTGCTGGCGGCCCTGCCGTGCCGGTGGCAGGTCGTGCTCACCTCGGTGGGGTACACCGTCGCCGCGGTGGCCAGGGACCCCCGGCATGGATTGGCATCTGAGGATGACCGGGGCCGACGCGCCGCGGTGGCGAATGCGGCCGCGATGCTCGCCGGTGTACGCCGTCTCAACGACTCCGCCGGCGATGCCGCGGTCATCGCCGTGGAGCTGCAGGCCAGCCCCGGGCCGCACCCGAGGTCATCCGCAGGCGCGGCCGCCCTGGCCGCCTCCCTGACGGAGATCGGCGCGTGGGACTGGGAGGGCGCCGCGGTGCTGCTCGAGCACTGTGACGCCCTGGTGCCCGGCCAGGCACACGCCAAGGGGTTCCTGCCGCTCGGAGACGAGATCGCCGCCATCCGGATGTCGGGTGCCGATGTGGGCATAGCCGTCAACTGGGGACGGTCGGCTATCGAACTGCGCTCATCGTCCCTGGTCCTCGAACACGTGCAGGAGGCACGGGATGCCGGAGTATTGCGCGGGTTGATGTTCTCCGGCGTCGCCGACCGGCCGAGCGCCTACGGCGAGGCCTGGGCGGATGCGCATCTGCCCTTCTCCCCGCACCCCGGCGCGGCCGACGCCGCGGCGTATGCCGAGCCGGCGTCGATGCTCACCGTGCCGCTGGCCCGCAGTGCCCTCGCGGAGGCCGGCGAGCTGCTCTACTCGGGGATCAAGTTCGCGTGGCGGCCCGCCGACGCGTCGGTCGAGGGCCGGGTGGAAATGATCCGGCGAAGCGTCGGACTGCTCACGGCCGCTTCTGCCTAG
- a CDS encoding sugar kinase, whose protein sequence is MSGVRAGGVVTLGETMALMSSDTWGPLQHSRAMTMGIGGSESNVAIALRRLGVDVTWIGRVGEDSLGDLVAREIGAEGVSVRAIRDPDAQTGVMIKERRTSRQTRVWYYRSGSAGSRLCPADIDPVVIRSAALLHVTGITPALSPSAADATFTAVTLAREAGVPVSLDLNYRGKLWSPVEAREVYRRLIPLADLVFAGDSEAEIALGDGPPSTGVTGMTLAHRLVEAGAGQAIVKLGEHGAVAVVDGVEYQRSAIAVDPLDTVGAGDGFVAGYLAEYLAGESVAACLTTAVTVGAYACLVPGDWEGMPRRSELATLSATEPVSR, encoded by the coding sequence ATGAGCGGTGTTCGCGCCGGTGGTGTGGTCACCCTCGGCGAGACCATGGCGCTGATGAGTTCGGACACCTGGGGGCCGCTGCAGCACAGTCGCGCCATGACCATGGGCATCGGCGGGTCGGAGAGCAATGTGGCCATAGCCCTCCGCCGTCTCGGCGTGGACGTGACCTGGATCGGCCGGGTCGGCGAGGACTCGCTCGGCGACCTCGTGGCCCGCGAAATCGGCGCGGAGGGCGTGTCGGTGCGCGCGATCCGGGACCCGGACGCGCAGACCGGCGTGATGATCAAGGAACGGCGCACCAGCCGCCAGACCCGGGTCTGGTACTACCGCAGCGGCAGCGCCGGCTCCCGGCTCTGCCCGGCCGACATCGACCCGGTCGTCATCCGATCGGCGGCGCTGCTGCACGTCACCGGGATCACCCCGGCCCTGTCGCCATCCGCCGCCGACGCCACCTTCACCGCGGTGACCCTGGCCAGGGAGGCCGGTGTGCCGGTGTCCCTCGACCTGAACTACCGCGGCAAACTCTGGTCACCCGTCGAGGCTCGCGAGGTCTACCGTCGGCTCATCCCACTCGCCGACCTGGTCTTCGCCGGCGACAGCGAGGCCGAGATCGCGCTCGGCGACGGCCCACCATCCACGGGCGTCACCGGGATGACCCTGGCCCACCGGCTGGTGGAGGCCGGCGCCGGGCAGGCGATCGTGAAGCTCGGCGAGCACGGTGCCGTCGCCGTGGTCGACGGCGTGGAGTACCAGCGGTCGGCCATCGCGGTCGACCCTCTGGACACCGTCGGCGCCGGCGACGGATTCGTGGCCGGCTACCTGGCTGAATACCTGGCGGGGGAGAGCGTGGCGGCGTGCCTCACCACCGCCGTGACCGTGGGCGCGTACGCCTGCCTGGTACCCGGCGACTGGGAGGGCATGCCCCGCCGCAGCGAACTGGCCACGCTATCCGCGACCGAACCGGTCTCGCGGTGA
- a CDS encoding bifunctional 4-hydroxy-2-oxoglutarate aldolase/2-dehydro-3-deoxy-phosphogluconate aldolase — protein sequence MNLSPTTPAAPAAERRTPSDQLRQNPLIAVLRAARATDYDRVVEVLADAGVRSIELTLSTPGTFEHLPALQKSLGERVEIGIGTIVCADQARRAIDAGADYLVTPVVDLEVINLAVRSGTPIYAGGLTPTELYSAWAAGATAVKIFPAQTVGSAYAAHLRGPFPDLQFLPSGGVGLADVPAWLRAGAVAVSLGGPLLGDALDGGSLVSLADRARRAVEIVREARDDGRAGGRA from the coding sequence GTGAATCTCAGCCCCACCACGCCCGCAGCACCGGCAGCAGAGCGGCGCACCCCCTCGGACCAGCTCAGGCAGAACCCGCTGATCGCCGTGCTGCGCGCGGCGCGCGCCACCGACTACGACAGGGTCGTGGAGGTGCTCGCCGACGCCGGAGTGCGCTCGATCGAGCTGACGCTCAGCACGCCGGGCACCTTCGAACACCTGCCCGCGCTGCAGAAAAGCCTGGGCGAGCGGGTCGAGATCGGCATCGGCACCATCGTGTGCGCCGACCAGGCCCGCCGTGCCATCGATGCCGGCGCCGACTACCTGGTCACCCCGGTCGTCGACCTCGAGGTCATCAACCTGGCCGTGCGCTCCGGAACCCCGATCTACGCGGGCGGCCTCACTCCGACCGAGCTCTATTCGGCCTGGGCCGCCGGCGCCACCGCGGTCAAGATCTTCCCCGCCCAGACCGTGGGCAGCGCCTATGCCGCGCATCTGCGGGGCCCGTTTCCCGACCTGCAATTCCTGCCGTCGGGCGGGGTCGGCCTGGCCGATGTGCCCGCCTGGCTGCGAGCCGGAGCCGTGGCCGTGAGCCTCGGCGGCCCGCTGCTCGGTGACGCCCTCGACGGTGGGTCCCTGGTGTCGTTGGCCGACCGGGCCCGGCGTGCCGTGGAGATCGTCAGAGAAGCCCGCGACGACGGCCGAGCCGGAGGGCGGGCATGA
- a CDS encoding DUF624 domain-containing protein, whose translation MIAATRPPRNRPAPAAARGWEQRLLAAMAYPANLAFVGVAALILALPVVTILPASVAAARALRLWLQDGETAVFTATFREFGATWRRTLPLGVASVAVVLLLLVDSVFLGQQLSEAGAGASPVALVLAAATVPVALAVTLLLLALPVAAARSREGTRRQWLLEAGYLIARRPVQALLMLAIVAVFVLTCYLLPTLVPFFGLSLPVYLALVTLGRDTGGTPS comes from the coding sequence ATGATCGCAGCAACCCGACCGCCACGTAACCGCCCTGCCCCGGCCGCCGCCCGCGGCTGGGAGCAGCGGCTGCTGGCCGCCATGGCCTACCCGGCGAACCTCGCGTTCGTGGGAGTGGCCGCGCTCATCCTGGCCCTGCCGGTGGTGACCATCCTGCCCGCGTCGGTGGCGGCCGCGCGCGCCCTGCGCCTCTGGCTGCAGGACGGCGAGACCGCGGTGTTCACCGCCACCTTCCGCGAGTTCGGCGCCACCTGGCGGCGCACCCTGCCGCTGGGCGTCGCCAGCGTCGCCGTCGTGCTGCTGCTCCTGGTCGACAGCGTCTTCCTCGGCCAACAGCTCAGTGAGGCCGGCGCAGGGGCGAGCCCGGTGGCGCTGGTCCTGGCCGCAGCCACGGTGCCCGTCGCCCTGGCCGTGACCCTGCTGTTGCTGGCCCTGCCGGTGGCCGCGGCCCGGAGCCGCGAGGGCACCCGGCGCCAGTGGTTGCTGGAAGCGGGCTACCTGATCGCCCGCCGGCCCGTGCAGGCGCTGCTCATGCTCGCGATCGTCGCGGTCTTCGTCCTCACCTGCTATCTGCTGCCCACCCTGGTGCCGTTCTTCGGCCTCTCCCTGCCCGTCTACCTCGCCCTCGTCACGCTGGGCCGGGACACGGGCGGCACACCCTCATGA